In Anthonomus grandis grandis chromosome 17, icAntGran1.3, whole genome shotgun sequence, the DNA window atttGAAATGTGATTCCTGAAACATTTGTATGCTAGTTGCGGACTCATCAAACTTCTCGAGCTTCCagtgtcaattaaaaaatatgcttgtATTTCTGGGATATAAACGTACGGTAAATCTGATCTGATATAGTTAAGGTATATTATGTTACGGGTTCGTGGTTTGTGATTTCGTGAAAATTTTGCTGTTCAGATGTATTGTAGGGTTCATCGGAACTATGAGGTAGATGACTTTGATCGTGTGATGAACTATCATGAGGTTCATCGTATTGAGTTTCTGGGAATGCACCAGTTAATTGTGCATGTGACGACAAAATTTCACTGTGATAATCAGaataattgtaatataaattaatatagggGTCATTGAAATAATTATCAGGATcgtagtaattattttctgaatattcGGGGTAGGCGGATTCCAAATTATTATGGATAATAGTGTTGCCAGAACTTAGAATAATAGAAAAGAACCAGAATAATAGAGCTTGCTCggggattaaaattatttggtctaCTTGGGGGTAGAAAGGGTTGTCTAAAAGTAGAGCTGTTACTACTTCTAAAAAGGTGGGGCTGTGAAATAGAGTCAGTACGAGATCTATTTTGGAAGTTATTGCCTAGATGAACAGGGCCTTGAGGAAAATTTGAACGATTCAAATTTTGGGGAATTGATCCAATACCTTGTGGTACATTAGATCTGAAAGTATTTTGAGGTATTGGGGTCGGTTGAGGAGCATTTCTATATGAAAAATTAGAGGTTGGAATATTCGTATATGGTCGTTGTTGGGGTTGATGCCTGGAAGAATGTGGGAAATTTCGAGGTGGTAAGGGTGGTAAAGTAAGCGGTCTTGAATAGTTTTGTTGAAAATTCTTGCCTTGAGAATAATAAagaaagttttcttcttctacgACTAAAGAAATTGCTTTTTCCAAAGTGTCAGGGTTTCTTAGCCTAACAACAAGTTGGATTTGGTAAGgtaatccatttaaaaatgttttaagggCAAAATCTTCGTAATGCGCTAACTTAATTCTACGTTCATTTTCATCTGCAACGGAAGTATTGAGttttgaaaataagagtaaaCGAGCATCTTGTACTCTCATACCAAATTGAacaggattttcatttctacgtatttttaataaaattaaatcttgtatCAAACATTCAATACTACGCTGGTCTGAAAAAGCTATTAAAAGTGCGTCTTTAATTAATAACCATGAGTTTAAATCTGAGTTAGAGCATATGAGATCGGCTGCACGACCTCtcagtttcattaaaattgtatcaattaaagctaaatttatcggattatttaaattagtggcATCTTGAAAGTTTTGAAGTACATGCTCACAAGCAGTGATAAATCTATTGAGTTGTCTTGGATTGCCATCAAAAGTAGGGATATTGTCAGCTTGATATCTTAACATACCAATATCTATTTgactcattttcttttttttcgatAGTAATTGAAGGTAAAGGTCTTAGTTCTTCGTGAGAAacggtttgcaaaaaatttatgaacTCGTTGAGTTCTCTTATTTCATGCTCAGacataaaagaaattcaaaaatctagtaacatttacaattattaactgtcaaaactgtaaaaataaaggttataaaaaggtaaagcgtctttttataaagaaataaaaataaatgataaaaacttcaattaaaattgcactcaaataaaataaaatacaccttggtaaatattaaaatataccaaaatactcgaaaataaatgcaaaaatatatcaccaaaagatttaaaaataatggtaagGAAAAATGTTCACTTACAGTAAGGTTCTTGCCAAAATTTCCATTTGTTTCTTAGCCTAATTTCCTAAAGGAATCGATTTTTGTATTCCCAGGACCTAAACTATAGCTGTTCTCAATCCGGTGCTGAACGGGTGGTTGCTTCAATTGGATCGCTGCAGGTACTTTCGACGATTCTTGTTCTTTGAAGGTTTCTGCAGGTCTTCTTTCAGCTTCCAGGGATTGTAGCGgtcttcaaaccgtagaaaCGGACCCAAATATGGCGATTTTTGTCCAATATTGGAAAGACCgaactaccgactgcgccagttaaaggacaacaaccagcatttgcttttttaaaaaacaaatttattgagaacagggactaactaacttacaactaacttgattgatagataatgactacatcgattactatattaattgttattgctcttgtctattacattatatttatacgttctaaaaatgatgacaatacaaactaagctatttctaaataaagtatgcagggtCGGCATAAGGTGGCGGGTTGGTACCCGTAACTCGCGGCAGCTAGCCGTTCTTTGCTTTATCTAGCAATTTAGAAGCTAAGAGGTGGCGCCTCCATACGTAGGAATGATGAAACTCGCTTGGCAGCcttggtattaaaaattaccagACATAATATCGCAGAGAAACGGGAGTTTTCGCATTGCGCTATTTctgtttgaggacatattcgcaTATTCCATAGTATAAATTtgggagaaaatattgaaaggtttagtttcataatttgtttttttttctaatttttaagtataaagtctaataagtaatataagtaatataattttgcttattttcaaaAGTACAGTATATTATAGAGTTTGCCTACATTTCGGCAGAACCAGAGGCTGTTATTTTTTACACAAggtgcaaaaatatacatatggtaaagtgttttaagcTTTTGGGCCTAcggcttataaattaaaaaaaaataccttgaaaaaaaattaaccttaaaaacatatacagggtgttccgttcaTCATATTACAAACTTctatggcagatagaaaacgtcaaaagaaaaacaaaagttcatataaacatgggtccggaaaagcttcctcagggagctagagctctttgaaaataacctttaaaaactagtttttttttaatagctctggaactactttagctaccgcaaccaattttgggaggtaaattattgttagtacgtttattcttttgaacctactaaataaaaaaatatttaccaggggcttcagaatcaggagagtatttggtaaatttgggcccatttctataagactttaatttctgccccaACATGGTTTGgacattagattatgatgttcctatgctttttacataagaAAGGTGCTCTTattaaaagtcggtaaatgataaatatcaccgtttttataatattaatagtttatatataataaaaattaatattttgagtGTGGGCATTAACTTATAGATAAGTCTTGTTTTTTCACTAATAGACAACTAGTAAATCCTGCGCCGACTCAAGCAGTTTCTTATTTAAGCTGTCCGTCTTACAGAGATATATATATGCATATACAAAGGAAGGAATGCAGATGACATCATTATATTTTGCTAAAATAAATTCCACGCGATTGATATTTTTGATTGGCAGTTAGAAATATTACTTTGATTATAATGCCAAAGACCATCCGAAActaaattaaaggtaaaaatatacagatcgtgttttcattcgttacttataggaaaccgcatagaggcgaaattttgcaacgtcgcgcgtgtacgagtgcctgcgacagagcatgGCTCTatgacgggattagtaaacatctgacttttaTGGGAGCTTCGTCGTTTGGCGagaaaatgtcccaaaatattacgcgaaaatccaggcatttttaaaatatttattctaatgcgggttttacagacatgacaatgtgtaaaactcgcatagaattgtaatcttaaaatgtttaatatgctgtattttgcataatgaaaattaaagcgttattctaataaaaaataaaatatcaactctgataaaaatatattaaaaaatcagaaataaaactataataaactaacttaacaacatatcatttttaaaataaaaggctcaaataaaccgccttctttcgctaaacaaaaacttaagctatcgtaaaagctatttcgcacctccaaaagagtttcaggtaaaatggaattggcaccttcgacaattttatttcgcaactcctctaaatttgttggcctactaaattcatgcttgtaaatggtctgcttaaggtaaccccacagataaaagtcatttggagacaaatctggagatctaggaggctatttaatatcgccagtcccactaataaggcggttaggaaaagtatttgttaaaaattcttttaccctaggcGCGTTATGAGCAGAACAGCAATCTTgatgaaaataaaccgatcccaggtctacatcaggtaagatttgaatggcaggaagaacttggttttgcagcaactcaaggtacttttgggcgtttaaagtgccattaataaaaaatggccttatagcattgtcgcccaaaatacctgcccaaacattcaatttctgaggatactgagtacgaaactgaaaacttctgtgctcgtttttcTGAGACcagtaacgaacaatggaaggattgtgtttgccatataatggaaaagaagatttatcagaaaacaacatattttttaaaaaatattcgttttcatttgccttttccatcatggtttcacaaaattccattattcgccactggtcttcaggaaatatttcctgagtttttgaatacttgaaacatttgtacccatattttttccagatacgagcaacagttttattgctcattcctaGTTTCTCCCcgacacttctagtggaccgtgtcgaatcaagttctagggtactgcaaaccattacttcccgccgttctatatcctggcccacttcaacaggtggttcttgacgttttgtgtggcattttttacaatcttgaagaaaAAAAGATGTCTTAAAATTTGTAACTACGTTTAAAACCggttttgcacaaggaatcggtctattctcaaatgtcactgaaaacaaatctctacattgtactgccgaattgcccccataaaaccatttaattagttgaactctttcggaagaagtataaacagccatagtgaaaaaaacacgaaaataacgctcaaaaattattaatgcaacgtgcagtaacacagcaaagtgaggtctgctgactcccggttcaaaaaataaaaacgaaaaattccgccgtctgcaagccgcaaccaagcggtgttgccattattttgggtaatacgtagctcacgataacacgatctgtattaATTCAGAAAAAGCTTCTGAGAAATTATGAATAAGTAATCAACATTCAAAATAGATGAtcacttgtatttttttttgacaaaacatttttttttttaattttaaaatagagtgttatgaattagttaaaaatgttaaattagcaTCAAGTAAGCAAtgtcaatcaatttttttttcatatcctTTAGACACATACATAGCGTaagtaaataagtatttttttttattattattaatttatattttttgaattaccTACTACTGCAAAACTGCATTTATTTGATTAAAGAGTTTAAAtacatacttaaaaaatatatatttttaatattttttttataatacacaACATATTGACAATTTTAGAGGTTATAATCCAagacatttttttgttagtggtaaaactggtTTGTGATTTGAGCGTCGCGtcgtcacaccaaaggttccaactaTAGGACTACTATTTTAGTGATAATTATTAGAGATGATTTGAGTCTATTGAAACTAAACTTtgaaatgatttattaaaagaaattatgttCTTGATATATATTAAAACTATCTTGATTCGTTAATtaattttctgattttaaatagcaaaggatttaaaaaaaaacttttctggTCGCATTTTAGTCCATACGCCATTAACGAtctttttagtgattttttgtgaacaaattgaaataattgCTACTAAAAAAACTaccttttatttgcaaaaaatatttattttcatttatgtaTAAGCTGAATAGGCTAGTTGCTGAGGCTCTTTATCTAAGGATATGTAATTTTCCTGTGGATTCGTTAAAGACCTAGCAGCGTAATACTGCTGAGCTGGCCAAGCTTCATGAGCTGATAGTTGTCCCGCGGCATGATCAACAGCAATTTTCTTGCAAAGCTGGAAAATAGCTAGTCCGACAGCAATAACGAAGGAGAAGAAGGAAAGTTGAAGTGCATTCCAAGCCTTTAAACTAAGGATTCCAAGGGCAAGAGGCACTAAGGTCATAGCTTTTAGAAGTACGAACACCAAGATAGGAATAAAGATTTTCTTTAGTTTTGATTTTCgtgctgaaaaaaattaaaaattaatagctaACTTATATTTTGATCACTgagttaattttgaaaatattgtaatGTAAGTCTGGAGGTGCTTACCTTCTTGAACATCAGaaccaaaatttaatttgacatCTAGCTCATCCTCATCTAGGTTTTGAGTTCCAACTGTAAC includes these proteins:
- the LOC126746300 gene encoding uncharacterized protein LOC126746300, producing MMMIKSLKLISVLGCIAVACASPTAEKKGLTFEADPVGYVKQYIAGFLDTFLNTDNYEISDDIKVSKNSYRLNDASRRNVEDYEQKIEDYVKTHDVHFSLPAIGSVTVGTQNLDEDELDVKLNFGSDVQEARKSKLKKIFIPILVFVLLKAMTLVPLALGILSLKAWNALQLSFFSFVIAVGLAIFQLCKKIAVDHAAGQLSAHEAWPAQQYYAARSLTNPQENYISLDKEPQQLAYSAYT